GGGAGAGACCTAATCAGCGGGTGCCGAGTTCCTCGATCGACTGCAGGATCTCGGTGCCAAGCCGCGTGGCGGCACCGGTGGCGATCGCCATCTGCGGCAGGATCATCCACTCAAGCGTCCAGGCGGCCCCCGACCGTTCCTGTTCATGCACCAGGGACTGATGCAGACCCGAGATCTGCACGGCGTTGAACCGGGCAAGCGTTACCAGAACTTCCGCCTTCACCGGATTGCGCTTGTGCGGCATGGCTGAGGACGCCCCGCCGCCGCCGATCAGCGCCGTGCCATTATCCGCCATCAGCGCCAGATCTTGACCGATCTTGCCGAGGACGCCGGTGACCTGGGAGAACAAGCCACCGATCTCGGTGATTATCGCCCGTTGACTGTGCCATTGCGGCCGATCGGACAGTTGAAGGAGGTCGGAGAGCCGGGCTCGGACAAACGGCGCCTTGCCACCGAGCTTGTCGAGTGTGCCGACGGCACCCCCGAACTGAAGCGGCAGGCCGGCTTTCAGCATGCCCTGCAGCGCTGCCTGGTGGGCGACGATCGGCCCTTTCCAGCTCGACAGGCGACCTGAAACCGTGATCTGGATTGCCGCCTGCATGCGCGTGCGCCCCATCAAGGCCCGGGTGCCAAAGCGCTGCTCCAGCCCCTGGAGGGACGAGATAATGGATGTCAGCCGCTGATCGAGGATCGCAAGCACAGCACCCAGACGCAGCATCAGACCTGTATCGATGGCGTCCTGGCTTGTGGCCCCGAAGTGCAGATGCTTGCCCTGTTCAGCGAGCATTGCCCGCCACTGGCGAACGAGATCCGGGATGACGACCCCATCGCGGCCGATCGCCTGTTTCAGGGCGTCGAGATCGGCAAGAAATGCTTCCGGCAGGGCCGCGATCGCCTCGGCCGCCTCGACAGGGATAACGCCTTCCGCTGCCTCCGCCTCGGCCAGTGCCACCTCGAAACGCAGCATGGCCGAAAGCTCGGCAGCCGCCGAGAACTGAGCACCGATTTCCTCATCACCCAAGAGGCCGGACAGAAAAGGATGGTCGAAGACGGATGCGGTCATGCTGTTGCCGGTGCCCTTTTCAGATATCGAAGAAGATCGTCTCCTTCTCCCCCTGCAGGTAGATGTCGAAGTGATAGGTCGATCCCTCGCGCTGCGCAATCAGTGTGGGCACGCGCACGCGGTGCTCGATACGCGCAAGGATCGGATCCTCGCCATTTGCCGCCTCTTCGTCGCCAAAATAAAGGCGCGTGTTGAGGCCGAGATTGATGCCGCGCGCGACGATCCAGAAAGATATATGTGGCGCCATCAGGCGGCCATCGCGGAAAGGCACCCGACCTGGCTTGATCGTCTCGAAACGATACTCGCCGGTCGAGAGGTCGCAAGGGCAGCGCCCCCAGCCGGTAAAGTTTGGATCAGCGCTGCCGCGCGTTTCCGAGGGACTGTTGTAGAGGCCATCGGCATCTGCCTGCCAGAGCTCGATCAACGCATCCTTGAGCGGCGTGCCGGATCCGTCGATGACACGACCGGTTACGGTGATCCGCTCGCCGCGCGTCCTGTCATTGACCATGGTGGTGCCGAGATCGACGGGATAGACACCCTTGATATCGGCAAAATTTGGCGTCAGGCCGATATGAACGTAAGGGCCGGCCGTCTGCGAGGCACTTTCCTTGAGGTAACCGAGATCCTGGACCATCAATTTCCCTCCATCCGGTTTTCGAACAGGGTCGAACGCCGACCACGCAGCACGATATCGAATTTGTAGGCGCGCGCATCCATCGGGATGGTCGCCGACCAGTCGAGGGCTGCGACCAGTTGTTCGATCGCGGCACGATCCGGGATCGTCAGCACGATCGGACATTTCCAGATCAGCGGATCGCCCTCGAAATACATCTGGGTGATCAGGCGCTGCGAAAAACCATGGCCGAATATGGAGAAATGGATGTGCGCCGGGCGCCAGTCGTTGACCCCGTTCGGCCAGGGATAAGGACCCGGCTTGATCGTGCGGAAGGCATAATACCCGTTCTCGTCGGAGATCGTGCGGCCGCAACCACCAAAATTCGGATCGAGCGGCGCCAGATAGCTTTCCTTCTTGTGACGATAGCGCCCGCCGGCATTGGCCTGCCAGAATTCGATGAGAGCACCGGCAACGGGACGACCGCGTTCGTCGAGGACGCGACCATGCACGATGATGCGCTCGCCGATCGCGCTCTCGCCGGGCTTGGCAAAATTATGGATCAGGTCGTTGTCGAGTTCGCCCAGCATAGAATGACCGAAGACCGGGCCTGTGATTTCCGACTTCGTGCCGTCCAGCGACAGAAGCGCCTTTTGCGGCGAGCGCAAAACGGAGGTCTTGTAGGTCGGGGTATAGGCCGGCGGATGCAAACTCCGGTCGCGCGGGAAAAAGGCGCCCGTCTCCGGCTTCTTGTTCGAAAGATCAGTCATGGCCCTCTCCCCCGGTCTCGCCGGCATCCACCATGTCAAACACCTGCTTGGCGATCTTGAATGCCCTGTTTGCCGCGGGAACGCCGGCATAGACGGCAACATGCATCAATGCTTCGGTGACATCTTCCCGGCTGGCCCCGGTATTGGCGGTGGCTCGGACATGCATGGCGACCTCTTCGTCATGACCCAGTGCCGCAAGCAGCGCGATGGTGATCATCGAGCGCTCGCGGGGACTGATACCCGCCCGTGACCAGACGGTCCCCCAGGCTCCCTCGGTGATCATCTCCTGAAAGGGTTGATCGAACGACGTGGCCGACAAGGACGCGCGATCGACATGCGCATCGCCCAGCACGCGGCGACGCGTTGCCATGCCCTGCCGGTAGCGATCTGATGAACTGCGGGCATCAGCCATGGGCTGCCTCTCCTGATATGATGGGCGCGAGGAAGGCCTCTATGATGGTTGTGAGCATTTCCGGCTGCTCCACACAGGGGAGATGGCCGGCATCCTTTATGACTTCATAGCGCGCCTTCGGCACGAGCTTGGCGAGCGACAGCACGAGATCGGGTGGCGTCGCCCCGTCCTGATCGCCGACAACACAAAGTGTGGGAACGGCGATCCTCGTTGCGGCCTCGGTGAAATTCGCATCCCGGATCGCGGCACAGGTGCCAGTATATCCCTCGACCGGCTGGCGGAGCATCATGTTGCGATAGCCCGGGTAAGCCGGATCGCTGGCGCGGAAGGACGATGTGAACCAGCGCTCCATCACACTGTCGACGATGCCCGAAAGCCCTCCTTCTTCGATGGCTGTGATGCGCACTGCCCACATCTCCGCGGTCCCGATCTTGTGCGCTGTATCGCAAAGGATCAGCGCCTTCACCAGATCCGGACGCCGCGCACAGAGGCCCTGGGCGATCAGCCCTCCGACAGACAGTCCGCAGATGACGGCGCCAGAAACATTGAGGTGTTCGAGCAAGCCGATCAGGTCGTCGACATGGTCATCGATCGAATAGGGCGCTTGCCCGACATCCGACAGGCCGTGACCGCGCTTGTCATAGGTGAGCAGCGGATGGCTGCCAGCGAGCCGGACGATCACGTCGCGCCAGATACGAAAATCGGTTCCGAGCGAATTGATGAAGACGATGACCGGCTTGTTGCCCGGCCCACCGATGATCTGGTGATGCAGGCTGACGCCGTTGATCTGAACGAACTGCACGGGTTCCTCCCTCCGTTGCCGACATATTGCTCATGCGGTTTGGTTAGGTAAAATGATGTTTTCCATCTTATTCCTAACCGTAGGGTTATGTTTCCACATGATCGACAACAGAGTGAAGTTTCGCCACCTGCAGACCTTCGTCGAGGTTGCGCGCCAGAAGAGCGTCATGAAGGCGGCGGAACTCCTGCATGTCAGTCAGCCTGCCGTAACCAAGACCATCCGCGAACTCGAGGAAGTCTTGGGTGTCGCCGTGTTCGAAAAGGACGGTCGCGGCATCCGGATCACCCGCTATGGCGAGGCCTTTCTCAAGCACGCGGGTGCGGCCCTGACCGCGCTCCGCCAAGGCTTCGATTCCGTATCGCATGCCCTTCATGCGGATGCGCCACCGATACGCGTCGGGGCCCTGCCAACGGTCTCGACCCGCATCATGCCGCAGGCAATGACCCGGTTCCTGCGCGAGGACGTGCCCGCCCGCATCAAGATTGTCACCGGTGAAAATGCGGTCCTTCTCGAGCAGTTGCGGGTCGGAGACCTCGACCTCGTCGTCGGACGGCTGGCCGCGCCCGAGCAGATGGCGGGCTTCTCCTTTGAACATCTCTATTCGGAACAGGTGATCTTCTGCGTGCGCGCCGGTCACCCGCTCCTGCTGGACGCTTCCGACCTGTTTGGCGAACTGGAAAAGTATCCAGTGCTGATGCCGACGCGGGCCTCGATCATTCGCCCCTTCGTCGAGCGCTTCCTGATCGCCAACGGCATTTCTGGCCTGCCGACTCAGATCGAGACGGTCTCCGACAGCTTCGGTCGCGCCTATGTCCGCCAGACGGATGCGATCTGGATCATCTCTGCGGGCGTCGTGGCAACGGACCTCGCAGACAAAACGCTGGCGGCATTGCCGATCGACACAAGCGAGACAAAGGGGCCGGTGGGCCTCACCGTTCGGGCGGATGCGGTGCCGTCCATGCCGCTGGCGCTCCTGATGCGCACGATCCGCGAGGCCGCGGCCGAGGTGGGCAATGCCTGACGATCAGGGCAGTAGCGGCGTCAGCCTCGCTTGAAGCTCCAACATCGCGGGCAGGCAATGGGCAGGCAATTCGGCTGCTGGCAGGATCGCAGCCGGCGCACCGACATTGATGGCAGCCACAACACGACCGCGATCATTCCGGACCGGCACGGCAATTGAACAGAGCCCAATCTCAAGCTCCTGATCGATGACGGCATAGCCTCGCTCCCGGACACGTGCGATCTCTGCCTTGAGTGCCGACGGCTCGATGAGAGTAAGCGGCGTATGTGCCTTGAACTGGGTTGCCGCCAGAATGACGTCGATCTCTGCATCGGATAGCGCGGCCAGCAGCACGCGCCCCATGGAGGCGCTGTAGGCCGGCAGGCGCGAGCCCGGCATCAGGTTGATCGACATGACGCGCTTCTGTGCAGCGCGTGCAATATAGACGATCTCGGTGCTGTCGAGAATGGAGGCCGAGGCGCTGTGGCCGACGCGTTCCGACAACTGATCAAGATGCGGCTGCAACAGCACAGGCAGTGGCGTCGCCGACAGCCAGGAATGGCCGATACGCAGGATCTTCGGCGTCAGTGAGAAGAACTTTCCATCATAGTCGGCGTAACCGAGATCCGCGAGCGTCAGCAGGCAGCGACGCGCAGTCGCCCGGTCAAGACCACTGGTTTCGGCAGCCTCGGTGATGCTGAGCCGCTGGCGCTCAGGGCCGAATGCTTCCAGCACCCTCAAGCCTTTGGCGAATCCACCCATCAGGTCACGCTCGCCCGCTGCCATAGGTCACTCCAATTTCGTGCGATTATCGAACAAATATCAAATATCGCACAAACCACTTGCTGTCGATGGTTTCAAGGTCATATTTGGCGACAGGTTTACGAGGCACACCGCGCGTGAGGAGACGGGAGTTCCCATGAACAAGACAATTTTAAGCCTGGTGGAAGCCGTGGCCGAGATCCGCGACGGCGCGACCGTCATGATCGGCGGCTTCGGCGGCTCCGGCGCCCCGATTGAGCTGATTCACGCCCTCATCGACAACGGCCCGAAGAACCTCACTGTCATCAACAACAATGCTGGCAATGGCCGCATCGGCATCGCGGCAATGATCGATGCGGGCCTGGTGAAGAAGATGATCTGCTCTTTCCCGCGGTCTTCCGATCCCCGCGCCTTTACCGATCGCTACCTTGCAGGCGAGATCGAACTGGAACTGGTGCCGCAAGGCACGCTGGCCGAACGCATCCGCGCCGGCGGTGCCGGCATTCCGGCCTTCTACACGCCGACCGGCTTCGGTACGGAACTGGCGGAGGGCAAGGTGATCGCGGAGTTTGACGGCCGCGAATACGTGCAGGAACGCTGGCTGAAGGCCGACTTCGCCATCGTCAAGGCGCATCTCGGCGACACCATGGGCAACCTCACCTACCGGATGGCCGGCCGCAACTTCAATCCGCTGATGTGCATGGCAGCCGCCAAGACGATCGCCCAGGTTTCGAAGATCGTGAAGCCAGGCGAGATCGATCCCGAGCAGGTGATCACCCCGGGCATCTTTGTCGATGGCGTCGTCGAAGTCGCCAACCCGCAACAGGAAGAACAGCTCATCCGAGCCGGAGTGGCCTACGCATGACCGACGCAGCCGCAATCGACACCCGCGAAGACATCAAGCTCTCCAACGCACAGATCGCCTGGCGTGCCGCCCAGGATATCGCCGACGGCGCCTATGTGAACCTCGGCATCGGCTTCCCGGAAATGGTAGCCAAGTTCCAGCCTGAGGGCCGCGAAGCGATCTTCCATACCGAAAACGGCGTGCTGAACTTCGGCGAAGCACCGGCCGCAGGAGAAGAGGACTGGGACCTGATCAATGCCGGCAAGAAGGCGATCACGCTAAAGCCGGGAGCCGCCTTCTTCCACCATGCCGACAGCTTCGCCATGGTTCGCGGCGGCCATCTCGACGTCGCAATCCTCGGCGCCTACCAGGTCGCCGAGAATGGTGACCTCGCCAATTGGCGCGTCGGTTCCAAGGGGGTTCCGGCCGTTGGCGGCGCCATGGACCTCGTACATGGTGCAAAGCAGGTCGTCGTCATCACCGAACACGTGACCAAGGACGGCAAGCCGAAGCTTGTCGAGCGCTGCACGTTTCCGCTGACCGGCGTCGGCTGCATCACCCGCGTCTATACGAGCCATGCCGTAATCGACATTGCCGATGGCAAGTTTGTCGTGCGCGAAAAGCTTGCCGCCATGAGCATGGACGAGTTGCAGGCCATGACCGGTGCCAAGCTGCACACAGATGGTCCCGTCGCTGACCTCGTCGTTCCCAAATTGTGAGTTCAAGCCATGTCAGAAGCCTTTATTTGCGACTACATCCGCACGCCCATCGGCCGTTTCGGCGGCTCTCTCTCCTCGGTGCGCGCCGATGATCTGGGCGCCGTACCGCTGAAAGCGCTGATGGAGCGTCATCCCGGCATCGACTGGGAGGCAGTAGAAGACGTGATATACGGCTGCGCCAACCAGGCAGGCGAGGACAACCGCAATGTCGCCCGCATGTCAGCCTTGCTTGCCGGTCTGCCAGTCTCGGTGACAGGCACCACGATCAACCGGCTGTGCGGCTCCGGCATGGATGCCGTGATCACGGCTGCCCGCGCGATCAAGTCGGGCGAGGCAGAGCTGATGATCGCCGGCGGCGTCGAGAGCATGAGCCGGGCACCTTTCGTCATGCCGAAAGCCGAGACCGCCTTCTCCCGCAATGCCGAGATCTACGACACCACGATCGGCTGGCGTTTCATCAACCCGCAGATGAAGAAGCAGTACGGTGTGGATTCCATGCCCGAGACGGGCGACAATGTCGCCATCGACTTCGAGGTCTCGCGTGAGGATCAGGACGCCTTTGCCGTGGACAGCCAGGCCAAGGCGGCAGAAGCGCAAGCCAATGGCAGATTGGCCAAGGAAATCACGCCCGTCACCGTGCCCCAGCGCAAGGGCGATCCTGTGATCATCGACCGCGACGAGCATCCGCGCGCGACCTCGATCGAGGCGCTGGCCAAGCTGAAGCCGATCAACAGACGAGAAGGGGCCACTGTCACCGCAGGCAATGCCTCGGGCGTCAACGACGGAGCCGCCGCGCTGATCATCGCCTCGGAAGCTGCAGTGAAGAAATATGGCCTCACCCCGATCGCCCGCATTCTGGGTGGTGCAACCGCAGGCGTTCCGCCGCGCATCATGGGCTTTGGTCCGGCCCCGGCCTCCAGGAAGCTGCTCGCCCGTCTCGGCCTGACACAGGAGCAGATCGACGTCATCGAGCTGAACGAAGCCTTTGCGTCCCAAGGCATAGCGACACTCCGTGACCTCGGTATCGCCAGCAACGATCCGCGCGTCAACCGCAATGGCGGCGCGATCGCGCTCGGCCACCCGCTCGGCATGTCGGGTGCCCGGATCGCGGGAACGGCAGCATTGGAGCTAAAGGAAACTGGCAGGCGCTACGCGCTTTCCACCATGTGCATCGGCGTCGGCCAGGGCATTGCAATCGCGCTGGAGCGCGTCTGACATCCGAAGGCGGCGGGAAACCGGCGCCTGTCTGCTCAAGGATTGAGGAAGGCCAGGATGAGCTGATGCACGGCCCCGCCGGGTGACATTTCCACCCGATCATATTCGCTGTGGCGCGCCACATGCGCATCCGAGATTGGCTTCAACTGGGCCTGCAGCGCTGCACGCACTTTCTGGCAGCCCGGGTCGTTTTCGTGGCGAAGGCCGATCGACACATCCTGAATCTGCTGCGTCAGATCCCGCATGAATTCACCATGCAGCTTCTCGTGCGCGACGATACCCTCGTAAAATGCGTCCCACTTCGCCGCCACATCCGACGGAAGCTTCTGTGCGGGCTTCGGCAGGGTGTAGGTGACGACAAGCTTGGGTTTCGCCGTTGCGAGCACGCAAGCCGCCCCCTGCTGCTGATAGTCGCGCTGCCAGGTCAGCTTGAACGTCGTATGGGCGATCACCCGCCCGAGGCTGAGCTTAGGCCCCCGCTCGCCGACCGACTGATACAGGGCCATCGGCGTTGTTCCGTTCACCGGGTAGTGAGCGACCTTTTCTGTGGCCCGCCACTCCTGGCCGGCAGCGGGAAACGCTGCAACCATTGAGACAAGAAGGCCGTTAAGCAGGCGAAAGACAGTGGTCACGGACAGAAGGCTCCCAAGATCATGAACCTGATACCGGTGGCCATGCCCGACCGCAATGACCAACTGCAACCTCGACAACCGCCTCGCCGTATTTCGATGGACCGCAGTTTCCGCAAATTTAACTGATCCTCATATATATGAAA
This DNA window, taken from Peteryoungia algae, encodes the following:
- a CDS encoding 3-carboxy-cis,cis-muconate cycloisomerase, producing the protein MTASVFDHPFLSGLLGDEEIGAQFSAAAELSAMLRFEVALAEAEAAEGVIPVEAAEAIAALPEAFLADLDALKQAIGRDGVVIPDLVRQWRAMLAEQGKHLHFGATSQDAIDTGLMLRLGAVLAILDQRLTSIISSLQGLEQRFGTRALMGRTRMQAAIQITVSGRLSSWKGPIVAHQAALQGMLKAGLPLQFGGAVGTLDKLGGKAPFVRARLSDLLQLSDRPQWHSQRAIITEIGGLFSQVTGVLGKIGQDLALMADNGTALIGGGGASSAMPHKRNPVKAEVLVTLARFNAVQISGLHQSLVHEQERSGAAWTLEWMILPQMAIATGAATRLGTEILQSIEELGTR
- a CDS encoding IclR family transcriptional regulator domain-containing protein, with translation MAAGERDLMGGFAKGLRVLEAFGPERQRLSITEAAETSGLDRATARRCLLTLADLGYADYDGKFFSLTPKILRIGHSWLSATPLPVLLQPHLDQLSERVGHSASASILDSTEIVYIARAAQKRVMSINLMPGSRLPAYSASMGRVLLAALSDAEIDVILAATQFKAHTPLTLIEPSALKAEIARVRERGYAVIDQELEIGLCSIAVPVRNDRGRVVAAINVGAPAAILPAAELPAHCLPAMLELQARLTPLLP
- the pcaH gene encoding protocatechuate 3,4-dioxygenase subunit beta, encoding MTDLSNKKPETGAFFPRDRSLHPPAYTPTYKTSVLRSPQKALLSLDGTKSEITGPVFGHSMLGELDNDLIHNFAKPGESAIGERIIVHGRVLDERGRPVAGALIEFWQANAGGRYRHKKESYLAPLDPNFGGCGRTISDENGYYAFRTIKPGPYPWPNGVNDWRPAHIHFSIFGHGFSQRLITQMYFEGDPLIWKCPIVLTIPDRAAIEQLVAALDWSATIPMDARAYKFDIVLRGRRSTLFENRMEGN
- a CDS encoding DUF922 domain-containing Zn-dependent protease, which translates into the protein MTTVFRLLNGLLVSMVAAFPAAGQEWRATEKVAHYPVNGTTPMALYQSVGERGPKLSLGRVIAHTTFKLTWQRDYQQQGAACVLATAKPKLVVTYTLPKPAQKLPSDVAAKWDAFYEGIVAHEKLHGEFMRDLTQQIQDVSIGLRHENDPGCQKVRAALQAQLKPISDAHVARHSEYDRVEMSPGGAVHQLILAFLNP
- the pcaD gene encoding 3-oxoadipate enol-lactonase, producing MQFVQINGVSLHHQIIGGPGNKPVIVFINSLGTDFRIWRDVIVRLAGSHPLLTYDKRGHGLSDVGQAPYSIDDHVDDLIGLLEHLNVSGAVICGLSVGGLIAQGLCARRPDLVKALILCDTAHKIGTAEMWAVRITAIEEGGLSGIVDSVMERWFTSSFRASDPAYPGYRNMMLRQPVEGYTGTCAAIRDANFTEAATRIAVPTLCVVGDQDGATPPDLVLSLAKLVPKARYEVIKDAGHLPCVEQPEMLTTIIEAFLAPIISGEAAHG
- a CDS encoding 3-oxoacid CoA-transferase subunit A: MNKTILSLVEAVAEIRDGATVMIGGFGGSGAPIELIHALIDNGPKNLTVINNNAGNGRIGIAAMIDAGLVKKMICSFPRSSDPRAFTDRYLAGEIELELVPQGTLAERIRAGGAGIPAFYTPTGFGTELAEGKVIAEFDGREYVQERWLKADFAIVKAHLGDTMGNLTYRMAGRNFNPLMCMAAAKTIAQVSKIVKPGEIDPEQVITPGIFVDGVVEVANPQQEEQLIRAGVAYA
- the pcaC gene encoding 4-carboxymuconolactone decarboxylase, producing the protein MADARSSSDRYRQGMATRRRVLGDAHVDRASLSATSFDQPFQEMITEGAWGTVWSRAGISPRERSMITIALLAALGHDEEVAMHVRATANTGASREDVTEALMHVAVYAGVPAANRAFKIAKQVFDMVDAGETGGEGHD
- the pcaG gene encoding protocatechuate 3,4-dioxygenase subunit alpha; this translates as MVQDLGYLKESASQTAGPYVHIGLTPNFADIKGVYPVDLGTTMVNDRTRGERITVTGRVIDGSGTPLKDALIELWQADADGLYNSPSETRGSADPNFTGWGRCPCDLSTGEYRFETIKPGRVPFRDGRLMAPHISFWIVARGINLGLNTRLYFGDEEAANGEDPILARIEHRVRVPTLIAQREGSTYHFDIYLQGEKETIFFDI
- the pcaF gene encoding 3-oxoadipyl-CoA thiolase, which translates into the protein MSEAFICDYIRTPIGRFGGSLSSVRADDLGAVPLKALMERHPGIDWEAVEDVIYGCANQAGEDNRNVARMSALLAGLPVSVTGTTINRLCGSGMDAVITAARAIKSGEAELMIAGGVESMSRAPFVMPKAETAFSRNAEIYDTTIGWRFINPQMKKQYGVDSMPETGDNVAIDFEVSREDQDAFAVDSQAKAAEAQANGRLAKEITPVTVPQRKGDPVIIDRDEHPRATSIEALAKLKPINRREGATVTAGNASGVNDGAAALIIASEAAVKKYGLTPIARILGGATAGVPPRIMGFGPAPASRKLLARLGLTQEQIDVIELNEAFASQGIATLRDLGIASNDPRVNRNGGAIALGHPLGMSGARIAGTAALELKETGRRYALSTMCIGVGQGIAIALERV
- the pcaQ gene encoding pca operon transcription factor PcaQ, translated to MIDNRVKFRHLQTFVEVARQKSVMKAAELLHVSQPAVTKTIRELEEVLGVAVFEKDGRGIRITRYGEAFLKHAGAALTALRQGFDSVSHALHADAPPIRVGALPTVSTRIMPQAMTRFLREDVPARIKIVTGENAVLLEQLRVGDLDLVVGRLAAPEQMAGFSFEHLYSEQVIFCVRAGHPLLLDASDLFGELEKYPVLMPTRASIIRPFVERFLIANGISGLPTQIETVSDSFGRAYVRQTDAIWIISAGVVATDLADKTLAALPIDTSETKGPVGLTVRADAVPSMPLALLMRTIREAAAEVGNA
- a CDS encoding 3-oxoacid CoA-transferase subunit B, coding for MTDAAAIDTREDIKLSNAQIAWRAAQDIADGAYVNLGIGFPEMVAKFQPEGREAIFHTENGVLNFGEAPAAGEEDWDLINAGKKAITLKPGAAFFHHADSFAMVRGGHLDVAILGAYQVAENGDLANWRVGSKGVPAVGGAMDLVHGAKQVVVITEHVTKDGKPKLVERCTFPLTGVGCITRVYTSHAVIDIADGKFVVREKLAAMSMDELQAMTGAKLHTDGPVADLVVPKL